The Stenotrophomonas maltophilia sequence GCTGTTCTCCAACCTGGTGGACAACGCCGTGATGTATGCCCACCGCGTGCGCGTGCGGGTGGAGCGCAGCGGCGGCGCGATCACGGCGATGGTGTCCGACGATGGCCCGGGCCTGGCGGAAGATCAGCTGGAGGCCGTGTTCGACCCGTTCGTGCGGGTGGAAACCTCGCGTTCGCGGGAAACCGGTGGCGCCGGGCTGGGCCTGACCATCGCGCGCGCGCTGGCCGAGAAGGATGGGGCGCGGCTGTGGCTGCGCAACCGCGCCGAAGGCGGACTGGAGGCGGTCGTGCAGTGGCCGGCCAGTGCACAGGTGACGCCGCCGGGGCGCGCGGGCTGAGTCTTCGCGGCTGGCGATGGTGACGCCGTGGGCCGGGTTTGGCCTATCATCTGCGCATCTTCCCAGTTTCCCCCCGATGAGCCAGCCCGTTCCCGCCGGCATGCCGTTCCGCGCTGCCCGGCAGTTCCCGCATGCTGCCAGGCCCGGCAGCCCTGCCTGGCCGCCGCCGCTGCACTGATGGCCGGACAGGGGGACATCGGGCGCTGGGCGGAGCGCTGCGGATCAGATATCGGTCGATGGCTGCGACAGGGCCTGCTGTGGCTGCTGCTGGCCCTTGCAGTGCCGGCGGCAGCGCAGGAGGGGGCACCGCCACTGCGCGACTACGCCATCGATGTGTGGACCTCGCGCAACGGCCTGCCACACAACTCGCTGCGCGACATCGCGCAGACCCCCGAAGGCCACCTGTGGTTCGCCACCTGGGAAGGCCTGGTGCGATACAACGGCCTCGATTTCACCGTGTTCGACCGCAGCACCCGCCCGGGGCTGCGCGACAACGGCATCGGCGCGCTGTTCGTCGACCGCCAGGGCGGATTGTGGATCAGTGATTCGCGCGGCAACGTCAGCCACCGCGGCAACGACGGCCAGTGGCGTGTCTGGGAGCACCAGGCCGATACCCCGCAGGTACTGATCCAGTCCATGCAGATGGACAGCCAGGGCCGCCTGTGGCTGCTGTATGAAGGCAAGGGCATCGGCTATCTGACGCCGGACACCGGCATCGTCTACCAGGCCCCGGCCGCCGACCTGCCGATGGCGATGAGCTTCACCAAGCTGGTGGTCGATGCGCAGGACCGGGTGTGGGTCGGCACGCTTGACGGGCTGGTGCTGCGCGACAACGACGGCGTGCTCAAGCGCGCGCCCGCCGCGTGGGGCCTGGGGGCCGGCACCGGCCTGTCATGGCCGTACCGGGCTCCGGATGGCGCGCTGTGGATCGTCGCTGGCGAGCGCCTGTACCGCGTGGAGGATGATCAGCTGGTGCTTGTGCACCGGTTGCCGGGACAGCTGCACATGACCTCGATGCTGCAGGACCGGCACGGCGACCTGTGGCTGGGAACCGAGAACCAGGGCCTTCTGCGGATCTCGGCGCATGGTCTGGAACGACTGCCGGCCGGCCTGAACCTGCCAGGCGGGCGCGTGGTCAGTCTGCGCGAGGATGCCGAAGGCAGCATCTGGGTGGGGGCCAACGGTGGCCTGTACCGCCTGCGCGAAACATTGTTCAGCAGCTACACCGAGCGCGATGGCCTCAGTGGCGACTATGTGCGCACGGTGCTGGAGGACCGCGACCGCCAGCTGTGGGTCGGCAGTGCCAGTGGCCTCGATCTGCAGACGCCTGATGGCCGCTTCCGCGCGGTTCCCCTGCACAACCGCGGTGGCAAGGCGCCATCGGTATTGAGCCTGGCGCAGGGGCCGGACGGCGACCTGTGGGTCGGTACGTTCGGCGATGGCGTTTACCGTCTTGGCCGCGACGGCCGGCTGCAGCACAACTATGCCGTCGCCGATGGCATGCCGGGCGGCAACATCCGCGCGATCAGCGTGGACCCGCAGGGCGTGGTCTGGGCCGGTACGCAGAAGGGCGTCGTCCGCATCGATGGCGACCGCGTGCAGGTATCAAACATGGTGGGCATGCCCAGTGGCCTGATCACCGCGCTCGAGCACGATCATCAGGGCAACCTGTGGATCGGCACCATCGAGGGAATCCGCGTACTGCGCGGCGACCACGTGCAGTCGATCGACCTGGCACCGATGGGCGGGGGGCGCAGCGTGTTCGGCTTCCATCAGCTGGGCGATGCGATGTGGGTCAGCAGCGACCGCGGCCTGTACCGCTGGCGCGACGGAAAGCTGGCACGCGTCGGCCTGGAGCAGGGCATGCCGGTGGATGCGGTGTTCCAGCTGGTGCCGGACCGCCTGGGCAATGTGTGGATCAGCAGCAACCGCGGCGTGCTGCGCACCGACATGGCCACCCTCAACGCCGTGGCCGATGGCCGCGCACCGCGCGTAGTGGTGGAGCGCTACAACGAGATCGACGGCATGGCCAACGCACAGGCCAACGGCAGCTCCGGACCATCGGCGATCCTGCGCCAGGACGGCACGTTCTGGGTGGTCACCGCCGGTGGCCTGAGCACCGTCGACCCGCAGCGCCTGCAGCGCTTCCGTGAGCGCCCATCACCGCCGGCAGCGATCGAGAGCGTGCAGGTGGATGGCGCACCCGTGCATTGGGAAGGCCCTGATCGCAACTACATCCCCGGCGGCCGACGTCTGGCGGTGAGCTATGTGGGCCTGAGCTACCTGATGTCCGACCGGATCCGCTACCGCACGCGGCTTGATGGCCTGGATGCGGGCTGGGTCGAGCGTGGCCCGCAGCGCAGTGTCGAGTTCGTCGGCCTGCCGCCGGGTGACTACACCCTGCACGTGTCGGCGGCGCATCCAGGCGGGGCCTGGGGCCAGCAGGAAGCCGTATGGAGCTTCACGGTGGAGCCGTTCTGGTGGCAGCGCCGCAGCGTGCAGCTGCTGGGCGGGCTGTTGCTGCTGGCCGGGCTGGTTGTGCTGTACCGCCTGCTGCTGCAGCAGCTGAAGGCCAGCAATCTGCGCCTGGCACGGCGGGTGGATGAAGCCACCTTTGACCTGCAGGCCAAGACCGTGCACCTGCAGGCGCTGAACCAGGAAAAGACCGAACTGGCCGAGCGCCTGGCACGCCAGGCCGAGGCATTCGAACGGCAGGCCCGCGAGGATGCGCTGACCGGCCTGGCCAACCGCCGTGCCTTCGATGAAACCCTGGCCCGCGACTTCGCGCGTTCGCAGCGCAGTGGCCACCCGCTGTGCCTGGTGGTGCTGGATATCGACCACTTCAAGGACGTCAACGACCGCCACAGCCACAGCATCGGCGACGCCGTGCTGGTGCAGGTGGCGCGGTTGATCGCCGCCGCCAGCCGCGACTCGGACCTGCCCGCGCGCACCGGAGGCGAGGAGTTCGCGCTGCTGCTCAACGACACCCGCCTGGAAGAAGCCGCGCAGCTGTGCGCGCGCCTGCGCGGCCTGTTCCATGACAACCCCGACTGGGCCGGCGTGGCGGGCCTGCGCGTGACCTTCAGCGCAGGCCTGGTGGAACTGGATGCCGATGACCGCACCCCGGCGCTGCTGTATCAGCGCGCCGACCGTGCGCTGTACCGCGCCAAGAGCGACGGCCGCGACCGCACGAGCATCGGTTGATCACATCCACGCGTGGCGTGGATCTACTGGAGTGCCGTACCAACTGGCGGTGCCGACCAATGGTCGGCACCCACCAAAGAAGTGACCCACCACAGAGGTCGTCGGCAGCCCCCCAACGAGCGCAGCGACCCGCTGTTGCTCCTGCTTTTCTGATCTTTCCGTGGCGCCCAGCAACGTGTCCGTGGCCGGACGGGTGGGCTGCGCAGGGGCGTGAGCCGCATGGATGCGGCGACCGAGCTTACATGGACGTACTTGCAGCGTCCCCTGCGCAGTCCACCCGTCCGGCCCAACCGATGATTCGCTTCACGCCACGAGGGGCTCCGCCGTTGGCTGCGTTACCGCGGCCAGGCGTTGGCGATGGTGCAGAACAACCGCGCCGTCTGCTCGGTGTCGTACACCGCGCTGTGCGCTTCGTTCGCATCCCAGCCCAGCCCTGCAGCATTGGCCGCGCGTGCCAGCACCGTCTGCCCGTAGGCGATACCGGCCAGGGTGACCGTGTCGAACACGCTGAAGGGATGGAACGGGTTGCGCTTGTGGCCGGTCCGGGCCACGGCGGCGTTGACGAAGCCCAGGTCGAAATGGGCGTTGTGCCCGACCAGGATCGCGCGCTGGCAGCCGTACTTCTTCATCGCTGCGCGGACCGGGGTGAAGACGTGGTCCAGCGCGGCCTTCTCTTCCTTGGCCAGCCGGAACGGGTGGTCGAGGATGATGCCGGTCACTTCCAGCGACTTCGGGTCGATCTCCAGGCCCTCGGCCGGGACCACGTGGGCACTGGCGGTCTGGCCGGGGTAGAGCAGGCCGTTCTCGTCCATCTCGATCGGTACCGCAGCGATTTCCAGCAGCGCGTTGCGCTGGCTGTCGAAGCCGCCGGTTTCCACATCCACCACTACCGGCAGGAAGCCGCGGAAGCGTTGTGACATCGCGCGCTGCGCCTGGGGTACTGCGGAATCGGGAGCGGCGGCAGGTGCGGGAGTGGGGTCAGTCATGCGTGAATTCTAGCAGAGCGATCCTGAGCGCCCGGCCACGCAGCCCATGCCAGCCACCGTGGTGGCACCCGGTAGGTGCCAACCTTGGTTGGCACACGACGCGCCGACCAAGGTCGGCATCTACCGGACTGCGGGCCGTGCCGTCGTGCCCGATGGCTGCCACCGTGCCAGCCACGCATCCACGCTCAGCCTGCCGGCACCGGTGAACAGCAGCGGCAGCAGCATCGCCATGAACAGTACCGGCAGCTTGAAGTTGCCAAAGCCCTGGTCACTGATGGCATATCCCATGGCGAGGTCGCCCAGCGAATGCCATTCCATCGGCCAATGCACTGCATACGTCGCCACCACGGTCAGCACCAGCAGGCTGGCGGCGGCAAAACGGGTGCCGAAGCCGACCAGCAGGCAGGCCGCCCCGATCAGTTCGAACCAGGTGGCGAGTTGCCAGTTCAGGCCGGCCGGCAGCTGGTCGAACGGGAACGGGAAGGCGTCCTGCAGGTCGGCAAACCAGTTCTGGCCGTGCAGCTTCTCGCGGCCGGATTCGAAGAATTCCCAGGCCAGCAGCAGGCGCAGGCCGAGCGGGGCCAACCAGGGGGCGAGACGGTCCAGCTGGCCGCGCGCGGCGGCCAGGAGCGGAAGGTTCATCGGTGGATCTCCGGTGGAAGGGGCGTCAGGGTGGGGATGCAAGCGGGCCGATCACACCGGCCTGCAGGAACTGCTGCAGCAGCGCGGCACCGGGTTCGGCCAGCGCATCCTCGGCCAGCCCATGTGCAGCAGCCAGCTGCTGCAGGTAGATATGCCCTTCCTGGCCAGGCTGTTCACCGATGCTGGACAGCAGGTACACCGCCAGCGGGCTGAGCGTGGCGAACCGCACCTCGCCGTCGGCATCGCGGCGCACAAGAAGGCCCGTCGGCTCGGCGGGTGGCTCGGTCGGTGCATCCTCGGCGCCGAGGCGGTGCACCGGCCACTGGTACAGCAGCGGCCACGCCAGCGGCGAGCGCTGCAGCGGCACCCGCAGCGGGTCGATGCCGCCAGGCGCAGGAAGTGGCTCGGCCTGCAGCTGGTACAGCGCGGTTTCCACCCACTCGTAGTGGGCCAGCTCGGCCAGCGCCGGGTGTGGCAGCTGCGGCTGCGCCTGCAGCCATTGCACGAACTCAGCGGCCAGTTCGGTGAACAGCGGGGTCTGGCAGCGGTGCATGCTGAAGTAGTGGCGGACCAGCGCGCTCCAGGTCGGTTCACCGAGCAGGCGCACGCAGACCGGGAAGCCGTTGCTCAACAGACCGAGCAGGTTGTTGAACAGCAGCCGCTGGTACACCGCCACGCGGCGCGGTTCGAGTCCGGCGGGTGAGGCCACCGCCTGTGGATCGCGCAGGTGTGCGGTGAACGCGTGCTGCTGCGCACGCAGCGTGGCGGGGGCATCAGCCATGCAGGGCCTCCGCGTGCGCGGCCTGCAGGCGGCGGATGGTCTGCAGTTCGCCGCGCAGTTCGGCGTAGGGTGGGAAATTGAAATCGCGCTCGAGCAGGGTGGGGCGAGCGCCGATGCGCGCATAGGTGCGTGCCAGCAGCTCCCAGACCGGGTCGATCACCGCACTGCCATGGGTATCGATTTTCAGGTCCGGCGCTTCATCCAGGTGCCCGGCCACGTGCAGGCAGACGATGCGGTCTGCGGGCAGGCCGGCGATGAACGCGTCGGCGTCGTAACCGTGGTTGCAGGCATTGACGTAGACGTTGTTGACGTCCAGCAGCAGATCGCAGTCGGCCTCGGCGAGCACGGCATTGGTGAAGGCCAGTTCGTCCATCGCCGGCTCCGGCGCCAGGTAATAGGACACGTTCTCCACCGCGACGCGGCGGCCCAGCAGATCCTGCACCTGACGGATGCGTGCGGCGGTGTGGCGCACTGCTTCATCGGTGAACGGAATCGGCAGCAGGTCGTACAGGTGGCCGTCGTCGCTGCAGTAGCTCAGGTGTTCGCTGTACAGCGGCACGCGGTGCATCTCCAGGAACTGGCCGACCTGCTCCAGCAGCCGGGTATCCAGCGGCGCACTACCGCCCAGCGACAGGGACAGGCCGTGGCAGCTGAGCGGATGGCGCTGTGCCAGCTCGGCCAGCGCATCCCCGGCGGGGCCGCCGACATTGATCCAGTTTTCCGGCGCGCATTCGAGGAAATCGAAGTCGTCCGCCGGTGCATCACGCAGGTCCTGCAGCAGCGCCCGGCGCAGCCCCAACCCGGCGGCCGCCGCACGAAGCGGCGACCGCGGGTTGACGGCGCTGGCGCGGACCTCAGTGCTTGCCACCGCACTTGCCTTCGCCACACTTGCCTTCGGCCGCCTTCTTGTCGCCGGTCTTGGCCTTGGCGCCAGCGGCCGCACCGGCAGCCTTGCCCTTGTCAGCACCGCACTTGCCTTCGGCGGTCTTGCCGTCGGCACCACACTTGCCTTCGGCATGCTTGGTCGCGTCAGCGGCCATCCTGGTGTCGGCGGCCTTGGCGTCGGTACTGGCCTTGGCTGCCTGTCCGGCCACCAGGTAGCCTTGGGCGAGGTCGCTCATGCTCAGGGCCGAGGCACTGGCGGTCATGCCCAGGCCGGCGGCCAGGGCGGTAGCAGTCAGCAGGGACAGGGTCTTGTTGGAACTGCTCATCGGTCTTACTCCTGGGTGGTGGGCAGGTGCCCGGGGTGAATCGATGGTGCAGCGATCCTACTCAACGAATCCTCGCCAAGAACTCAAATTTTCGTGAGATTTGTTACAGAAGCGGAGAACGGTAGCCGCGGCAGGGCATGCACGCCACGCGCGGCCCGGTAGATCCACGCCATGCGTGGATGAATTCACGGAGAAACCCAAAAAAGAAGGCCGCTGTCACCAGGACAGCGGCCACCTTGGAGTCGACTCCGGTGTTGCAGTGCAGCGTCAGGGCTGGCCGGTGCTGGAGGTCTCGTCGCGCTTCTCGCGCGGCGGCAGCGGCTGCTCGCCGTGCACCAGGAACCACACGTTCTCGGCGATGTTGGTGGCGTGGTCACCCACGCGCTCCAGGTTCTTGGCCATGAACAGCAGGTGCGTGCACGGGGTGATGTTGCGCGGGTCTTCCATCATGTAGGTCAGCAGCTCGCGGAACAGCGCGGTGTACTGCGCGTCCAGGCGGGCGTCGTCCTCGCGCAGTTCCAGCGCGGCGTCGGCGTCGTTGTCGCGGTAGGCGGCAATGGCGCGGCGCACCTGCTGCGCGGCCAGGCGGCCCAGCGCACGCAGGCCCTGGATCTGCGGCAGCGGCGGCACCTTGCCCAGCGCGATCGAACGCTTGGCCACGTTCGCTGCATAGTCGCCGATGCGTTCGATGTCGGCCGGGATGCGCAGGCCGGCCAGGATCTCGCGCAGGTCGCGCGCCATCGGCCCACGCAGCGCCAGACGCATCACGTCATGGCTGATCTGCTGCTCAAGCGCATCGATCGCTTCGTCGTTGGCGATGATGCGATGGGCGGCGTTCTCGTCGCGCTTCTCGATCACGTCCATCGCCGCTTCGAGCTGGGCGACGGCCATCTCGCCCATGCGCACGATTTCGGCCACCAGGCGCTGCTGCTCTTCGTCGTAGCTCTTGACGATGTGGTCGTTGGGAAGGTTCATGGTCTGCAATCCGGGTAGAGCCAGGCCATGCCTGGCTGGGACATATGGCGAAGAAACAGCGTCGATCAGCCGAAGCGACCGGTGATGTAGTCCTCGGTCTGCCGCTGCGACGGCTGCGAGAAGATCACTTCGGTGCGGTCGTGCTCGATCAGGTCGCCCAGGTACATGAAGGCGGTGTAGTCGGACACGCGCGCGGCCTGCTGCATGTTGTGGGTGACGATGACGATGGTGTACTCGTGCTTGAGCTCTTCCACCAGCTGTTCGATGCGGCTGGTCGAGATCGGGTCCAGCGCCGAGGTCGGCTCGTCCAGCAGCAACACCGACGGGCGCAGGGCCACGGCGCGGGCGATGCACAGGCGCTGCTGCTGGCCACCGGACAGGCCCAGTGCGCTCTGCCCCAGCTTGTCCTTCACTTCGTCCCACAGTGCGCCCTGGCGCAGCGCCTGCTCGACGCGGTCGGCCATGTCGGCCTTGCTCAGCTTCTCGTGGTGGCGGATGCCGTGGGCCACGTTCTCGAAGATGGTCATCGGGAACGGCACCGGCTTCTGGAACACCATGCCGACCTTGCTGCGCAAGCGGTTCATCGGGTACTTCGGCGACAGGATGTTCTCGCCGTCCAGCAGCACCTCACCGCGCGCTTCCAGCTTCGGGTACAGCGCGTAGATGCGGTTGAAGATGCGCAGCAGGGTCGACTTGCCGCAACCGGAGGGACCGATCAGCGCGGTCACGCGCTTTTCCGGAATCTCCAGGTTGATGCCCTTCAGGGCGTGGAACTTGTCGTAGTAGAAGTCCAGTCCACGCGCAGCCAGCTTCACCGGCGACGGCGTGTGCAGGCTCTCGTGCGAGGACGGCACGGCGATGCGCTGCATCGGCACGGCGTTGGAAAGGTCGTTCATGGCGTTATCCACGGAAAGGTCAGTCATGGGAGATACGGTTGCGCAGCAGGATGCCGCGGGCGGCAAGGCTGACCAGCAACACGAAGACAGTCAGCACCAGGGCACCGGCCCAGGCCAGAACCTGCCAGGATTCATACGGGCTGCCGGCGAACTGGTTCATCACCACCGGCACCGAGGCCATCGGCTGGAAGATGTTGTTGTTCCAGTACTGGTTGCCGAAGGCGGTGAACAGCAGCGGCGCGGTTTCGCCGGAGATGCGGGCCAGCGCCAGCAGGATGCCGGTGATGATGCCGGCCGAGGCACTGCGGTACAGCACCTGCACGATCACCTTCCACTGCGGGATGCCCAGCGACAGGGCCGCCTCACGCATCTGCGAGGGCACCAGGCGCAGCATCTCGTCGGTGGTGCGCACCACCACCGGCAGCACGATGAAGGCCAGCGACAGGGCACCGGCAAACGCCGAGAAGTTGCCGCCGGTCTGCATCACGTACAGGGTGTAGACGAACAGGCCCAGCACGATGGACGGGGCCGACAGCAGGATGTCGTTGACGAAGCGGACCACGGTGCCGGCCTTGCGGGCGTTGCCGTACTCGGCCAGCCAGGTGCCGGCCAGCACGCCCAGCGGGGTGCCGATGCCGATCGCCAGCGCACACATCACGGCACTGCCGAAGAAGGCGTTGGCGAGGCCGCCTTCCTGCATCGGCGGCGGCGTCATCTTGGTGAAGAGATCCCAGTTGATGCCGGCCAGGCCCTTGGAGGCCAGGGTGAACAGGATCCAGCCCAGGAAGAACAGGCCGAACAGCGCAGTGGCGCAGGAGGCGGTGATCGCAACGACATTGCCGATGCGGCGG is a genomic window containing:
- a CDS encoding HvfC family RiPP maturation protein; the protein is MADAPATLRAQQHAFTAHLRDPQAVASPAGLEPRRVAVYQRLLFNNLLGLLSNGFPVCVRLLGEPTWSALVRHYFSMHRCQTPLFTELAAEFVQWLQAQPQLPHPALAELAHYEWVETALYQLQAEPLPAPGGIDPLRVPLQRSPLAWPLLYQWPVHRLGAEDAPTEPPAEPTGLLVRRDADGEVRFATLSPLAVYLLSSIGEQPGQEGHIYLQQLAAAHGLAEDALAEPGAALLQQFLQAGVIGPLASPP
- the rnt gene encoding ribonuclease T — translated: MTDPTPAPAAAPDSAVPQAQRAMSQRFRGFLPVVVDVETGGFDSQRNALLEIAAVPIEMDENGLLYPGQTASAHVVPAEGLEIDPKSLEVTGIILDHPFRLAKEEKAALDHVFTPVRAAMKKYGCQRAILVGHNAHFDLGFVNAAVARTGHKRNPFHPFSVFDTVTLAGIAYGQTVLARAANAAGLGWDANEAHSAVYDTEQTARLFCTIANAWPR
- the pstB gene encoding phosphate ABC transporter ATP-binding protein PstB yields the protein MNDLSNAVPMQRIAVPSSHESLHTPSPVKLAARGLDFYYDKFHALKGINLEIPEKRVTALIGPSGCGKSTLLRIFNRIYALYPKLEARGEVLLDGENILSPKYPMNRLRSKVGMVFQKPVPFPMTIFENVAHGIRHHEKLSKADMADRVEQALRQGALWDEVKDKLGQSALGLSGGQQQRLCIARAVALRPSVLLLDEPTSALDPISTSRIEQLVEELKHEYTIVIVTHNMQQAARVSDYTAFMYLGDLIEHDRTEVIFSQPSQRQTEDYITGRFG
- the phoU gene encoding phosphate signaling complex protein PhoU, which translates into the protein MNLPNDHIVKSYDEEQQRLVAEIVRMGEMAVAQLEAAMDVIEKRDENAAHRIIANDEAIDALEQQISHDVMRLALRGPMARDLREILAGLRIPADIERIGDYAANVAKRSIALGKVPPLPQIQGLRALGRLAAQQVRRAIAAYRDNDADAALELREDDARLDAQYTALFRELLTYMMEDPRNITPCTHLLFMAKNLERVGDHATNIAENVWFLVHGEQPLPPREKRDETSSTGQP
- a CDS encoding HvfX family Cu-binding RiPP maturation protein, whose translation is MNLPLLAAARGQLDRLAPWLAPLGLRLLLAWEFFESGREKLHGQNWFADLQDAFPFPFDQLPAGLNWQLATWFELIGAACLLVGFGTRFAAASLLVLTVVATYAVHWPMEWHSLGDLAMGYAISDQGFGNFKLPVLFMAMLLPLLFTGAGRLSVDAWLARWQPSGTTARPAVR
- a CDS encoding ligand-binding sensor domain-containing diguanylate cyclase, producing MAGQGDIGRWAERCGSDIGRWLRQGLLWLLLALAVPAAAQEGAPPLRDYAIDVWTSRNGLPHNSLRDIAQTPEGHLWFATWEGLVRYNGLDFTVFDRSTRPGLRDNGIGALFVDRQGGLWISDSRGNVSHRGNDGQWRVWEHQADTPQVLIQSMQMDSQGRLWLLYEGKGIGYLTPDTGIVYQAPAADLPMAMSFTKLVVDAQDRVWVGTLDGLVLRDNDGVLKRAPAAWGLGAGTGLSWPYRAPDGALWIVAGERLYRVEDDQLVLVHRLPGQLHMTSMLQDRHGDLWLGTENQGLLRISAHGLERLPAGLNLPGGRVVSLREDAEGSIWVGANGGLYRLRETLFSSYTERDGLSGDYVRTVLEDRDRQLWVGSASGLDLQTPDGRFRAVPLHNRGGKAPSVLSLAQGPDGDLWVGTFGDGVYRLGRDGRLQHNYAVADGMPGGNIRAISVDPQGVVWAGTQKGVVRIDGDRVQVSNMVGMPSGLITALEHDHQGNLWIGTIEGIRVLRGDHVQSIDLAPMGGGRSVFGFHQLGDAMWVSSDRGLYRWRDGKLARVGLEQGMPVDAVFQLVPDRLGNVWISSNRGVLRTDMATLNAVADGRAPRVVVERYNEIDGMANAQANGSSGPSAILRQDGTFWVVTAGGLSTVDPQRLQRFRERPSPPAAIESVQVDGAPVHWEGPDRNYIPGGRRLAVSYVGLSYLMSDRIRYRTRLDGLDAGWVERGPQRSVEFVGLPPGDYTLHVSAAHPGGAWGQQEAVWSFTVEPFWWQRRSVQLLGGLLLLAGLVVLYRLLLQQLKASNLRLARRVDEATFDLQAKTVHLQALNQEKTELAERLARQAEAFERQAREDALTGLANRRAFDETLARDFARSQRSGHPLCLVVLDIDHFKDVNDRHSHSIGDAVLVQVARLIAAASRDSDLPARTGGEEFALLLNDTRLEEAAQLCARLRGLFHDNPDWAGVAGLRVTFSAGLVELDADDRTPALLYQRADRALYRAKSDGRDRTSIG
- the pstA gene encoding phosphate ABC transporter permease PstA; amino-acid sequence: MSTTADSLYLRRRIGNVVAITASCATALFGLFFLGWILFTLASKGLAGINWDLFTKMTPPPMQEGGLANAFFGSAVMCALAIGIGTPLGVLAGTWLAEYGNARKAGTVVRFVNDILLSAPSIVLGLFVYTLYVMQTGGNFSAFAGALSLAFIVLPVVVRTTDEMLRLVPSQMREAALSLGIPQWKVIVQVLYRSASAGIITGILLALARISGETAPLLFTAFGNQYWNNNIFQPMASVPVVMNQFAGSPYESWQVLAWAGALVLTVFVLLVSLAARGILLRNRISHD
- a CDS encoding HvfB family MNIO-type RiPP peptide maturase: MASTEVRASAVNPRSPLRAAAAGLGLRRALLQDLRDAPADDFDFLECAPENWINVGGPAGDALAELAQRHPLSCHGLSLSLGGSAPLDTRLLEQVGQFLEMHRVPLYSEHLSYCSDDGHLYDLLPIPFTDEAVRHTAARIRQVQDLLGRRVAVENVSYYLAPEPAMDELAFTNAVLAEADCDLLLDVNNVYVNACNHGYDADAFIAGLPADRIVCLHVAGHLDEAPDLKIDTHGSAVIDPVWELLARTYARIGARPTLLERDFNFPPYAELRGELQTIRRLQAAHAEALHG